A single Oryza brachyantha chromosome 8, ObraRS2, whole genome shotgun sequence DNA region contains:
- the LOC102706587 gene encoding bifunctional nuclease 2 isoform X2 — protein MAMEGPILCRPVLQAKLPAAMISNSLTKSGPLGTAFLGAVSRYRNITRLVSPVYQPTPKSFTTICSSFSSSSDGNGYMAGNFSESDEDYVDSTVLEAVEVRSGADGYVIKMRDGKNLRCVHNNSQGRNIPESAPQPAIVLRIEDGSETLLPIIVLEMPSVLLMAAIRNVHIARPTIYQVVKEMIDKMGYEVKLVRINKRIQEAYCAELYLTKVGDHTESVTFDLRPSDAINIAVRCKVPIQVHRSLAYSDGIRSVEPARMAVAAGISDGLLFTELDRPDGQPCVEAQEFGLIRNMLIAAVEERYKDAAWRDKLMQLRSKRKNWA, from the exons ATGGCGATGGAGGGGCCGATCCTGTGTCGTCCTGTACTGCAAGCAAAGCTACCTGCCGCGATGATCAGCAACTCGCTGACTAAATCCGGGCCGCTTGGAACCGCGTTCCTGGGTGCGGTGTCCAGATACAGGAACATTACTAGACTCGTTTCTCCAGTTTATCAGCCAACGCCAAAGAGCTTCACTACTATCTGCTCTAGCTTCAGCTCATCGTCCGATGGTAATGGATATATGGCTGGAAACTTTAGCGAGAGTGACGAAGATTATGTTGATTCTACCGTGCTAGAAGCAG TTGAGGTGAGAAGTGGAGCAGATGGATATGTAATAAAGATGCGAGATGGGAAAAACTTGAGATGTGTGCACAATAATTCTCAAGGGAGAAATATTCCAGAAAGTGCACCACAACCAGCTATTGTTTTGAGGATTGAAGATGGAAGTGAAACTTTACTTCCAATCATTGttt TGGAGATGCCAAGCGTACTTCTGATGGCTGCTATTCGCAATGTTCACATT GCTAGACCAACCATATATCAAGTTGTGAAGGAGATGATTGATAAAATGGGTTATGAG GTAAAACTGGTTCggataaataaaagaattcaAGAAGCATACTGTGCTGAACTTTATCTGACAAAG GTAGGAGACCATACAGAAAGTGTCACCTTTGATCTGCGACCTTCAGATGCCATTAACATTGCTGTTCGCTGCAAG GTTCCTATACAAGTCCATAGGAGTCTTGCATACAGTGATGGCATAAGATCAGTCGAGCCAGCAAGAATGGCAGTAGCAGCTGGCATATCAGATGGTTTGTTGTTTACAGAACTTGACAG ACCTGATGGGCAGCCCTGTGTTGAGGCTCAAGAGTTTGGATTAATCCGGAACATGCTTATTGCAGCTGTTGAAGAGAGATACAAAGATGCTG CATGGAGGGACAAACTGATGCAGCTGAGGTCTAAACGGAAAAACTGGGCCTAA
- the LOC102706587 gene encoding bifunctional nuclease 2 isoform X1, which translates to MAMEGPILCRPVLQAKLPAAMISNSLTKSGPLGTAFLGAVSRYRNITRLVSPVYQPTPKSFTTICSSFSSSSDGNGYMAGNFSESDEDYVDSTVLEAVEVRSGADGYVIKMRDGKNLRCVHNNSQGRNIPESAPQPAIVLRIEDGSETLLPIIVLEMPSVLLMAAIRNVHIARPTIYQVVKEMIDKMGYEVKLVRINKRIQEAYCAELYLTKVGDHTESVTFDLRPSDAINIAVRCKVPIQVHRSLAYSDGIRSVEPARMAVAAGISDGLLFTELDRPDGQPCVEAQEFGLIRNMLIAAVEERYKDAAAWRDKLMQLRSKRKNWA; encoded by the exons ATGGCGATGGAGGGGCCGATCCTGTGTCGTCCTGTACTGCAAGCAAAGCTACCTGCCGCGATGATCAGCAACTCGCTGACTAAATCCGGGCCGCTTGGAACCGCGTTCCTGGGTGCGGTGTCCAGATACAGGAACATTACTAGACTCGTTTCTCCAGTTTATCAGCCAACGCCAAAGAGCTTCACTACTATCTGCTCTAGCTTCAGCTCATCGTCCGATGGTAATGGATATATGGCTGGAAACTTTAGCGAGAGTGACGAAGATTATGTTGATTCTACCGTGCTAGAAGCAG TTGAGGTGAGAAGTGGAGCAGATGGATATGTAATAAAGATGCGAGATGGGAAAAACTTGAGATGTGTGCACAATAATTCTCAAGGGAGAAATATTCCAGAAAGTGCACCACAACCAGCTATTGTTTTGAGGATTGAAGATGGAAGTGAAACTTTACTTCCAATCATTGttt TGGAGATGCCAAGCGTACTTCTGATGGCTGCTATTCGCAATGTTCACATT GCTAGACCAACCATATATCAAGTTGTGAAGGAGATGATTGATAAAATGGGTTATGAG GTAAAACTGGTTCggataaataaaagaattcaAGAAGCATACTGTGCTGAACTTTATCTGACAAAG GTAGGAGACCATACAGAAAGTGTCACCTTTGATCTGCGACCTTCAGATGCCATTAACATTGCTGTTCGCTGCAAG GTTCCTATACAAGTCCATAGGAGTCTTGCATACAGTGATGGCATAAGATCAGTCGAGCCAGCAAGAATGGCAGTAGCAGCTGGCATATCAGATGGTTTGTTGTTTACAGAACTTGACAG ACCTGATGGGCAGCCCTGTGTTGAGGCTCAAGAGTTTGGATTAATCCGGAACATGCTTATTGCAGCTGTTGAAGAGAGATACAAAGATGCTG CAGCATGGAGGGACAAACTGATGCAGCTGAGGTCTAAACGGAAAAACTGGGCCTAA